The following proteins are co-located in the Paludibaculum fermentans genome:
- a CDS encoding GH92 family glycosyl hydrolase, with protein MQRFLLPLLCLSLCSGADRLSDLPDPLVGTDSKYELSRGNTYPAIFIPYAMAAWTAQTGDGGWPYQYAKDNIRGFRMTHRPSAWTIDWGSFSIMPGTGPLKVLPDQRGSKFQHANETAKAYRYDVLLDDYKTKVSMAPSAHGGILRFTFPKEGDAWVVLDANNGGSSVEIHPESNRITGTNSLTARGSVPGFAVYFVAEFDKPFTSSGTWDIKGAKDEAKKRSGPHTGAYVGFRAGEVVTVRVGTSLISLEQAERAMKAELPKADVDAAAAAAQQVWDRALATFEIQGGTAEQRKTFYTAYYHSLQFPRMLNETDAKGETVHYGLYDGKVHAGPMFTDIGFWDVFRAQFPLLTVASPSRNAEIMRAMVHTYEEGGWIPTWPNPIERNVMIGTHGDSAVADAYMKGIRGFDIEKAYAAIRKDATLPGTGVFKARLGIEDYLKLGYVPADGGVQESAARTLEYAYDDFCVAQVARALGKKDDYERFMKQAKSYRNLYDASTGYMRGRNRDGSWLTPFDPLDWGGVFTEGNAWQWLWSVQHDVPGLMALMGGRDAFLKKLDELFSTTTDFKVGGYKQVIHEMTEAKMGEMGQYAHINEPVHHVIYLYDYAGQPWKAQKWAHEVMVRNYKPGPAGWLGDEDNGQMSAWYIFSALGFYPVNPGQPIYAIGSPLFQKASIRLENGKRFTVEAARKSEDEIYVQSATLNGRPLDRSWISHSEIVNGGTLRFRMGAQPNEKWATGGLPTPDETYAASTGGAGQAGK; from the coding sequence ATGCAACGTTTTCTTCTTCCCCTCCTCTGCCTGTCGCTGTGCTCCGGCGCGGATCGCCTGTCGGATCTGCCCGACCCCCTGGTGGGCACCGATTCCAAATACGAGTTGTCTCGCGGCAACACCTATCCGGCCATCTTCATCCCCTATGCAATGGCGGCCTGGACCGCCCAGACCGGCGACGGCGGCTGGCCCTATCAGTACGCCAAGGACAATATCCGGGGCTTCCGGATGACGCATCGTCCTTCGGCCTGGACCATTGACTGGGGCTCGTTCTCGATCATGCCCGGCACGGGTCCGCTGAAAGTGCTGCCGGATCAGCGGGGCTCGAAGTTCCAGCATGCGAACGAGACGGCGAAGGCCTACCGGTATGACGTGCTGCTGGACGACTACAAGACGAAAGTCTCGATGGCGCCGAGCGCGCACGGCGGGATTCTACGATTCACGTTTCCCAAGGAGGGCGACGCCTGGGTGGTGCTGGATGCCAACAACGGCGGCAGCTCAGTGGAGATCCACCCGGAGTCGAACCGGATCACGGGGACGAACTCGCTGACGGCGCGCGGGTCGGTGCCCGGGTTCGCGGTCTATTTCGTGGCCGAGTTTGACAAGCCTTTCACGTCGTCCGGCACGTGGGACATCAAGGGTGCCAAGGACGAGGCGAAGAAACGCTCAGGCCCGCATACGGGCGCGTATGTTGGCTTCCGCGCGGGCGAGGTGGTGACGGTACGCGTGGGTACGTCGCTGATCAGCCTGGAGCAGGCGGAACGCGCCATGAAGGCCGAACTGCCCAAGGCCGATGTGGACGCGGCGGCCGCGGCGGCGCAGCAGGTGTGGGATCGCGCCCTGGCGACGTTCGAGATCCAGGGCGGCACGGCCGAGCAGCGAAAGACGTTCTACACGGCTTACTACCACTCGCTGCAGTTTCCGCGGATGCTGAACGAGACGGACGCGAAGGGCGAGACGGTGCATTACGGGCTCTACGACGGCAAGGTGCACGCGGGCCCCATGTTCACGGATATCGGTTTCTGGGACGTGTTCCGCGCCCAGTTCCCCTTGTTGACGGTGGCCAGCCCGAGCCGCAACGCGGAGATCATGCGGGCGATGGTGCATACGTATGAAGAGGGCGGATGGATTCCGACATGGCCGAACCCGATTGAGCGCAACGTGATGATCGGCACGCACGGCGACTCGGCCGTGGCTGACGCCTACATGAAGGGGATCCGCGGGTTTGATATCGAGAAGGCGTATGCCGCGATCCGCAAGGACGCGACGCTGCCGGGCACCGGGGTCTTCAAAGCGCGGCTGGGCATCGAGGATTACCTGAAACTGGGCTACGTGCCGGCCGATGGCGGCGTGCAGGAGTCGGCCGCGCGGACGCTGGAGTATGCGTACGACGATTTCTGCGTCGCGCAGGTGGCGCGGGCATTGGGCAAGAAGGATGACTACGAGCGGTTCATGAAGCAGGCGAAGTCGTACCGCAACCTGTATGACGCGTCGACGGGCTACATGCGCGGGCGGAACCGGGATGGGTCGTGGTTGACTCCGTTCGATCCGCTGGACTGGGGTGGAGTGTTCACCGAAGGCAACGCGTGGCAATGGCTTTGGTCCGTGCAGCATGACGTTCCGGGGCTGATGGCGCTGATGGGCGGCCGCGATGCGTTCCTGAAGAAGCTGGACGAACTGTTCAGCACGACGACAGATTTCAAGGTGGGCGGCTACAAGCAGGTGATCCACGAGATGACGGAAGCGAAGATGGGCGAGATGGGGCAGTATGCGCACATCAACGAGCCGGTACACCACGTGATCTACCTGTACGACTATGCGGGCCAGCCGTGGAAGGCGCAGAAGTGGGCGCATGAAGTAATGGTGCGGAACTACAAGCCGGGTCCGGCGGGCTGGCTGGGCGATGAGGACAACGGGCAAATGTCGGCCTGGTACATCTTCAGCGCGTTGGGGTTCTATCCGGTGAATCCGGGGCAGCCGATTTATGCCATCGGGTCGCCACTGTTCCAGAAGGCCAGCATCCGGCTGGAGAATGGGAAGCGGTTCACGGTGGAAGCGGCGCGGAAGTCGGAGGATGAGATCTATGTGCAGTCGGCGACCTTGAACGGCCGGCCGCTGGACCGCTCGTGGATCTCGCACAGCGAGATTGTGAACGGAGGGACGCTGCGGTTCCGGATGGGTGCGCAGCCGAATGAGAAGTGGGCGACGGGCGGGCTGCCGACGCCGGACGAGACGTATGCGGCGAGCACGGGCGGCGCCGGGCAGGCAGGTAAATAG
- a CDS encoding alpha/beta hydrolase: MHHIRHSASLLFLLATALLQAQQPSAEPRPTTAAEAPQRDTSYIDAQGTAHITRVVPVPKTLSPQAQRSLSRQVPDQGPPQSLAERRKSTDAYTARARAEWTRLCPNQLVEDKIAGVPVRIVTPEGMPASNQDKVLLNLHGGGFNSDSGSYTESIPIASYTRIKVVAVLYRLAPEHPFPAAVDDSIAVYRELLKTYKPGRIVIYGTSAGAILTAQVAVRLKQLGLPQPAALGIFSGMGDFSRNGDSLALFSLGGLSGHLEPPIDEPHDPEYATTTNPRDPVLSPIFSDLRGLPPTLFITSGRDLLLSGTVDLHRAYYNAGVDARLVVFDALPHAFWYNPNLPEAIEANHIMAGFFLQQLMK; this comes from the coding sequence ATGCATCATATCCGGCACTCCGCCTCCCTTCTGTTCCTCCTGGCAACCGCCCTCCTCCAGGCGCAACAGCCCTCCGCTGAGCCTCGGCCCACCACGGCCGCTGAGGCGCCCCAACGCGATACCAGCTACATCGACGCCCAGGGAACCGCCCACATCACCCGCGTCGTGCCGGTTCCGAAGACCCTCAGTCCCCAGGCGCAACGCTCGCTCAGCCGCCAGGTGCCCGATCAGGGTCCGCCCCAATCTCTGGCCGAGCGGCGCAAAAGCACCGATGCCTACACCGCCCGAGCTCGCGCGGAATGGACCCGCCTGTGTCCCAATCAACTGGTGGAAGACAAAATCGCCGGTGTCCCTGTCCGCATCGTCACCCCGGAAGGAATGCCCGCGTCCAACCAGGACAAGGTTCTGCTCAACCTCCACGGCGGCGGCTTCAACTCGGATTCCGGCTCCTATACGGAGTCAATTCCCATCGCCTCCTACACGAGGATCAAGGTGGTCGCTGTCCTCTACCGCCTGGCGCCGGAGCATCCGTTCCCGGCCGCTGTCGATGACTCCATCGCTGTCTACAGGGAGTTGCTGAAGACCTATAAGCCCGGCCGCATCGTGATCTATGGCACTTCGGCCGGAGCTATTCTCACCGCCCAGGTGGCCGTCCGCCTCAAGCAACTGGGCTTGCCCCAACCCGCCGCGCTCGGCATCTTCAGCGGCATGGGCGACTTCTCACGCAATGGGGATTCGTTGGCCCTGTTCAGCCTCGGCGGGCTATCCGGACATCTGGAGCCGCCCATCGACGAGCCGCACGACCCCGAATATGCCACCACCACCAACCCTCGGGATCCCGTGCTCTCGCCCATCTTCTCTGACCTGCGCGGCCTGCCGCCCACCCTGTTCATCACCAGCGGCCGCGACTTGCTGCTCTCCGGCACCGTCGATCTCCACCGCGCCTATTACAACGCAGGCGTGGACGCGCGTCTGGTGGTCTTCGACGCGCTGCCCCACGCCTTCTGGTACAACCCGAATCTGCCGGAGGCCATCGAGGCCAATCACATAATGGCCGGCTTCTTCCTCCAGCAGTTGATGAAATGA
- a CDS encoding sulfatase family protein translates to MNRRDFLQKTAFAGITSLGLPQAVRAASAPNIVLIFLDDSGWADFKPFGHPNYPTPNVERLASEGCRFNNFYVPQAVCSASRSALLSGCYPGRTKVFGAHGPGARGLDPGFATMGQVLQAKNYRTAVFGKWHVGDQPETRPPARGFDESCGLMYSNDMWEFHPENPQAYSKFPLQFWENGQVKIPRMTPEHQPMLTTWYTEHAVDFIQRSKANPFFLYVPHSMPHVPLFRSEKFKGKSGAGVYGDVMMEIDWSVGEITKALRQNGVEDNTLLVFTSDNGPWTSYGNHAGATPFREAKGTGFDGGTRSACIMRYPGRIQAGSASVKAFSSIDLLPTFAGLAGAPLPKNPIDGRNVWDLIVDKPGARNPHDYYAFCTGPNFEGVISGDGHWKLHVPHNYRTLIEAGNDGKPGRFRQASIELSLFDMEKDPFETVNVIEQYPEVAARLKTYAEEHRKEFYS, encoded by the coding sequence CGAGCGCGCCGAACATCGTGCTCATCTTCCTGGACGATTCGGGCTGGGCTGACTTCAAGCCATTCGGGCACCCCAACTACCCGACACCGAATGTCGAGCGGCTGGCGAGCGAGGGCTGCCGCTTTAACAACTTCTATGTGCCGCAGGCGGTTTGTTCGGCGTCGCGCTCGGCGCTGCTGAGCGGGTGCTATCCCGGACGCACCAAGGTCTTTGGAGCGCACGGACCAGGAGCTCGGGGGCTCGATCCCGGCTTCGCCACGATGGGCCAGGTGCTGCAGGCGAAGAACTACCGCACCGCGGTCTTCGGCAAGTGGCACGTGGGCGACCAGCCGGAGACGCGTCCGCCGGCTCGAGGCTTCGATGAATCGTGCGGCCTGATGTACTCGAACGACATGTGGGAGTTTCATCCGGAGAACCCCCAGGCCTACAGCAAGTTCCCCTTGCAGTTCTGGGAGAACGGCCAGGTAAAGATCCCGCGCATGACGCCGGAGCACCAGCCGATGCTGACGACGTGGTACACGGAGCACGCGGTCGACTTCATCCAACGCAGCAAGGCCAATCCATTCTTTCTCTATGTGCCGCACTCCATGCCGCATGTGCCCCTGTTCCGGAGCGAGAAGTTCAAAGGGAAATCGGGCGCCGGCGTCTATGGCGACGTGATGATGGAGATCGACTGGTCAGTCGGAGAGATCACGAAGGCTCTGCGCCAGAACGGGGTGGAGGACAACACGCTGCTCGTCTTCACCTCGGACAATGGTCCGTGGACATCGTACGGCAACCATGCGGGTGCGACTCCGTTCCGGGAGGCGAAGGGAACCGGTTTCGATGGCGGAACCCGCAGCGCGTGCATCATGCGGTATCCGGGCCGGATCCAGGCGGGTTCGGCGTCGGTGAAGGCGTTCAGCTCGATTGACCTGCTGCCCACGTTTGCGGGTCTGGCCGGGGCTCCGCTGCCAAAGAACCCGATTGACGGCAGGAACGTTTGGGATCTCATTGTGGACAAGCCGGGGGCCAGGAATCCGCACGACTACTACGCCTTCTGCACGGGGCCCAATTTCGAAGGGGTGATCAGCGGCGATGGGCACTGGAAACTGCACGTGCCGCACAACTACCGAACGCTGATCGAGGCGGGCAACGATGGAAAGCCGGGCAGGTTCCGGCAGGCCTCGATCGAGCTTTCCCTGTTCGACATGGAGAAGGACCCGTTCGAGACGGTGAATGTGATCGAACAGTATCCCGAGGTGGCGGCGCGCCTGAAGACGTATGCCGAAGAGCACCGCAAGGAGTTCTACTCGTAG
- a CDS encoding rubrerythrin family protein: MSNTTDNLKEAFSGESQAHQKYRAFAKRAETDGFPNVAKLFRTAAEAERIHAEAHFRNMDGVGTTKDNLQSAIEGETYEFTTMYPPMLEEAQKENHRARVMFGFAMKAEAVHAELYKLALQAVAEGKDLTELNFYLCPMCGHIEFGQPPAACPICGAKAERFSLVG; the protein is encoded by the coding sequence ATGAGCAATACTACTGACAATCTGAAGGAAGCATTCTCCGGCGAGAGCCAGGCGCACCAGAAGTACCGCGCGTTTGCCAAGCGGGCCGAGACCGATGGATTTCCCAATGTGGCGAAGCTGTTCCGGACCGCCGCGGAAGCGGAGCGGATTCACGCCGAAGCGCATTTCCGGAACATGGACGGCGTAGGCACCACGAAGGACAACCTGCAGTCCGCCATTGAAGGTGAGACCTATGAGTTCACCACGATGTACCCGCCGATGCTGGAGGAAGCGCAGAAGGAGAACCACCGCGCACGGGTCATGTTCGGCTTCGCGATGAAGGCCGAAGCGGTGCATGCCGAACTTTACAAGCTCGCCTTGCAGGCGGTGGCGGAGGGGAAGGACCTGACGGAGCTGAACTTCTACCTGTGTCCGATGTGCGGCCACATCGAGTTCGGGCAGCCGCCGGCTGCGTGCCCGATCTGCGGCGCGAAGGCGGAGCGGTTCAGCCTGGTTGGCTAG